A single genomic interval of Spinacia oleracea cultivar Varoflay chromosome 6, BTI_SOV_V1, whole genome shotgun sequence harbors:
- the LOC130462959 gene encoding uncharacterized protein: protein MTTGEMTIAEMKAAYEKAQAELAQERASNETLQKELESVKSNKHQSRYKGGKPKKLTFEMPDDFEDVTDDEEETREEEDKEAPDPVTQRLNKMDARMTKHYSRLMKLMTRFPGAPTPVETEPTDRYAASPFCEAIARVTVPHTLRLPTWTTLYDGTSDPYRHVNFYKQRMWQIGIPHDLLEPVMCKSFGGTLDGAALEWLTNVPPRSISCLSDLINAFYQQFASSRQLEKQTSDLYRTAIEAFKRGLIPNSELYREITKYPCATFEEVRSRATAQMRIEDDEVIRTASQRSTGGSSDRRSYTPRNNNWRHQPYVRQNQVQSVNQYYDTNNVYRNERVEHPNISDYGFNVDIGGVVNALQNVGGTVRWPRKNDRPDSMKDMSKWCDFHRDNGHTTEECISLRKEVAYLLKRGHLKELLSDKGKETFSKEQNTLPGPATSSERPDPPPFNKVGRI from the exons ATGACTACTGGAGAGATGACGATCGCAGAGATGAAGGCGGCTTACGAGAAAGCCCAAGCCGAACTAGCCCAAGAGAGGGCATCCAATGAAACCCTCCAGAAAGAGCTCGAATCTGTAAAGAGCAACAAGCACCAGTCCCGCTACAAAGGTGGGAAGCCAAAAAAGCTAACGTTCGAGATGCCCGATGACTTTGAAGACGTGACCGACGATGAGGAGGAAACCCGTGAGGAAGAAGACAAAGAAGCTCCCGATCCGGTGACCCAACGCCTGAACAAGATGGATGCACGCATGACAAAGCACTATTCCCGCCTGATGAAGTTGATGACCAGGTTCCCCGGGGCACCTACACCAGTGGAGACCGAGCCGACCGACAGATATGCCGCGTCGCCGTTCTGCGAAGCGATCGCTAGAGTGACGGTTCCGCACACACTCCGGCTCCCAACCTGGACCACCCTGTACGACGGGACATCCGACCCCTATAGGCACGTCAACTTCTACAAGCAGCGCATGTGGCAGATCGGGATTCCGCACGACCTATTGGAACCTGTTATGTGCAAATCATTCGGCGGCACCCTTGATGGAGCAGCTTTGGAATGGCTCACGAACGTCCCTCCCAGATCCATCTCCTGTCTGTCCGACCTCATCAACGCCTTCTATCAACAATTCGCCAGCAGTCGCCAGTTAGAAAAACAAACCAGTGATCTCTATCG GACTGCTATTGAGGCGTTCAAGAGAGGCCTCATCCCCAATTCGGAGCTATACCGGGAaataaccaaatacccctgtgCAACTTTCGAAGAGGTGCGATCAAGGGCCACCGCCCAGATGCGAATCGAAGACGACGAGGTTATCCGAACAGCATCTCAACGATCGACGGGGGGCAGCAGCGACAGGAGATCGTACACCCCAAGGAACAACAATTGGCGACACCAACCGTATGTTCGGCAAAACCAGGTACAAAGTGTCAATCAGTATTATGATACTAACAATGTTTACAGGAACGAGCGGGTCGAACACCCCAACATCTCCGACTACGGCTTCAACGTCGACATTGGAGGTGTGGTGAACGCCCTTCAAAATGTAGGTGGAACAGTCAGATGGCCCCGGAAGAACGACAGACCGGACTCCATGAAGGACATGAGCAAATGGTGCGACTTCCACCGCGACAACGGACACACAACCGAGGAGTGCATCTCCCTCCGAAAGGAAGTCGCATACCTCCTGAAACGGGGGCATCTAAAGGAACTGTTGAGCGACAAGGGAAAAGAAACATTTTCCAAAGAGCAAAACACCCTGCCCGGCCCAGCGACAAGCAGCGAGCGACCAGACCCACCACCGTTCAATAAAGTG GGGAGAATCTGA
- the LOC130464053 gene encoding uncharacterized protein encodes MAITFDDSDSVDTQREHHDGLVISLPIGNALIKRILVDNGSSANVLFLEALQEMGLEEKNIVRRSTVLVGFSGEALRTVGEISLPTYAEGVNMMTKFNVVDCPSAYNVILGRPWIHKMKAVPSTYHQSIKFPTKWGVMEIKGQQRDAKKCYETALKPSKSPI; translated from the coding sequence ATGGCTATTACTTTCGACGATTCAGATTCTGTAGATACACAGCGGGAGCACCACGACGGGTTGGTAATATCGCTCCCAATAGGAAACGCATTGATCAAAAGGATACTGGTCGACAACGGAAGCTCAGCCAACGTACTGTTCTTGGaagcactacaagaaatgggATTAGAAGAGAAAAACATAGTAAGGAGATCAACAGTCCTGGTAGGGTTCAGTGGAGAAGCACTACGGACGGTAGGAGAGATATCGCTGCCTACATACGCAGAAGGCGTCAACATGATGACCAAGTTCAACGTCGTCGATTGTCCATCAGCGTACAACGTCATCCTAGGACgaccatggatccacaaaatgaagGCAGTGCCATCAACATATCAccaatcaatcaaatttccaacCAAGTGGGGggtcatggaaatcaaagggCAGCAAAGGGATGCGAAGAAATGTTACGAGACAGCACTGAAACCATCCAAGTCACccatctag